One window from the genome of Montipora foliosa isolate CH-2021 chromosome 5, ASM3666993v2, whole genome shotgun sequence encodes:
- the LOC138002764 gene encoding beta-1,3-galactosyltransferase 1-like: MPSHWIKKREIVWFGICLSILTLLLSFSQRSDSYDRECANVNPSNGLKVLSDDVRNKRQANSSIMISDVYSSSCTQLNFSFPSVVVEPSLSGLESDLFMFVLIISGVNRRFFSEKRDAIRTTWLKQTSANIWWRHAFVLGSAKNGDGPSENEIKREAELFNDILQFSSIDSYKNLVMKVLSAFRWAVTHRQLNPRFILKADDDVYLTIIPRARMGSERLPHLMLWLSNFGKGQFYGGYMTRGAFYLKDLGALVERFSGPNIVSFDCYPEPRFPRYPSGAFYVLSSDAMFSLLQNMRRWKVFPVEDAYLGVLASDIGLKPVNIPGFFIRNRHLSFHMCTWNCLLALGHKYSSSDFYYIESKFLEANKLNISTNFCWCVVYTFLTQHFVFVLICFAVIVTGLVTVIVRKRNLFSLCWMKKRRIPGGNL, from the exons ATGCCGTCCCACTGGATAAAGAAACGAGAAATTGTTTGGTTTGGAATATGTCTTTCCATTTTGACTTTGCTGCTTTCCTTCTCGCAACGTTCAGATTCGTACGATCGTGAATGTGCGAACGTCAACCCAAGTAATGGACTGAAAGTCCTGTCCGATGATGTCCGCAACAAAAGACAAGCCAATTCTTCCATCATGATCTCTGATGTTTACTCGTCGTCTTGTACACAACTTAATTTCTCTTTCCCTTCTGTCGTCGTGGAACCTTCTCTCTCAGGACTGGAGTCAGATTTATTTATGTTTGTTCTCATCATTTCTGGAGTGAACAGGAGGTTCTTCTCGGAGAAGCGGGATGCCATCCGGACTACGTGGTTAAAACAAACTAGCGCTAATATTTGGTGGAGACATGCCTTCGTTTTAGGAAGTGCTAAAAATGGCGATGGGCCCAGCGAAAACGAAATCAAGCGAGAGGCAGAGCTCTTTAACGATATATTGCAGTTCAGCAGCATCGACAGCTACAAAAATTTAGTGATGAAAGTTCTTTCCGCCTTTCGTTGGGCTGTCACGCACAGACAGTTAAACCCGCGCTTTATTCTAAAGGCAGACGATGAtgtgtatttaacaattattcctcgagcccgaatgggctctga acgCTTACCACATTTGATGCTCTGGCTTAGTAACTTTGGAAAGGGTCAATTTTACGGGGGATATATGACGAGAGGGGCCTTTTATCTCAAGGATTTAGGAGCTTTAGTTGAACGTTTTTCTGGTCCTAATATTGTGTCTTTTGACTGTTATCCTGAACCTCGCTTCCCGCGATATCCCTCTGGAGCATTTTACGTGCTATCTTCTGATGCGATGTTCTCTTTACTCCAAAACATGAGGAGATGGAAAGTATTTCCTGTAGAAGACGCTTATTTGGGAGTCTTGGCAAGCGATATTGGTCTAAAGCCCGTAAATATTCCTGGATTTTTTATAAGAAATCGACACCTTTCCTTCCACATGTGTACGTGGAATTGCTTGCTTGCTCTGGGACATAAATATAGCAGCTCGGATTTTTATTACATAGAGAGCAAATTTCTAGAAGCCAATAAACTTAATATTTCGACGAATTTCTGTTGGTGTGTTGTTTACACATTTTTAACACAACATTTTGTCTTTGTATTgatctgttttgctgttatagTTACAGGGCTAGTGACAGTTATTGTACGAAAACGAAATTTGTTTAGTTTGTGCTGGATGAAAAAGAGAAGAATCCCAGGTGGAAATCTttga
- the LOC138002762 gene encoding uncharacterized protein, giving the protein MVSSFPGVMYGALYYRHIEYDKTRALRNNRWNFDRRMSLSANAKLELEWWIANVMTAENVMTQDQPSCELMTDASNNGWGAVCGPQSTGGLWASDEKPHHINYLELLAVFLSLKALCSSHRDGHIRLKIDNTTTVSVINHMGTSHSGHLNKLCKEIWDWCIARNLWISAGHIAGKANVEADLESRKNQTIPEWMLNTTLFSQSLKTLQFAPDIDLFASRLNKQLPNYVAYRPVPESIAIDAFTINWAKLKFYAFPPFSVIAAVLKKIQEDKATGVCVLPNWPTQARFPKAMKMTVQEPVVLGASKTLLHLPNQPTALHPLHKKLTLLVCHLSGRT; this is encoded by the coding sequence ATGGTTTCATCTTTTCCTGGGGTCATGTACGGGGCTCTATACTATCGCCACATTGAATACGATAAAACTCGCGCACTGCGAAACAACCGATGGAATTTTGACAGGCGCATGTCTTTATCGGCAAATGCTAAATTGGAGCTTGAGTGGTGGATAGCAAACGTGATGACAGCGGAAAATGTAATGACCCAGGATCAGCCATCATGCGAGCTGATGACGGATGCTTCAAACAACGGTTGGGGGGCTGTGTGCGGACCACAGTCGACAGGTGGCCTGTGGGCTTCGGACGAAAAGCCCCACCACATTAACTATCTAGAACTGTTAGCAGTTTTTCTAAGCCTTAAAGCTCTATGTAGCTCCCACCGCGACGGGCATATCCGGTTAAAGATTGATAACACTACTACGGTTTCGGTAATAAACCACATGGGAACAAGCCATTCTGGGCACTTAAACAAATTATGCAAGGAAATTTGGGATTGGTGTATAGCACGAAACCTCTGGATCAGTGCGGGACACATTGCAGGGAAAGCTAATGTAGAAGCTGATCTGGAATccagaaaaaaccaaaccaTACCTGAATGGATGCTAAATACAACTTTGTTCTCACAATCCCTGAAAACATTGCAATTTGCACCAGATATCGACCTATTCGCGTCTAGACTGAACAAACAGCTTCCTAATTATGTCGCATATAGGCCGGTCCCAGAATCAATAGCCATTGATGCTTTCACAATCAACTGGGCAAAACTAAAGTTCTATGCCTTTCCTCCCTTTAGTGTTATAGCAGCTGTGCTCAAGAAGATCCAGGAGGACAAAGCCACTGGCGTCTGCGTGCTTCCCAACTGGCCGACACAGGCCCGATTCCCCAAGGCAATGAAAATGACGGTACAGGAACCGGTAGTGTTGGGAGCGAGCAAAACACTACTCCATTTGCCCAACCAACCAACCGCACTCCATCCGCTCCACAAAAAACTGACCCTGCTTGTTTGCCACTTATCAGGACGCACCTGA
- the LOC138002763 gene encoding uncharacterized protein encodes MKHMKPIGPLRLDGNIAENWRKWKQRWVLYAKANGVDSKVEETQCAVFLHTIGEEALEVYDTFTFTEQEANKIEPLEAYCSPKKNVTYERYLSFSCTQNSRTIDAFVTDLRMTARTCEFGTLHDSLIKDRIVCGIDYNSVRERLLRNTELTLEVAINTVRAAETSETQIETLTNAVLEAAAINLGRKQNQKTKPPVRKQLPKLTEQKQSKKPCGRCGSHHKPRECKAFGTTCHRCQGKNHFAHMCFTKSPNSDHQKLHEVGQQSDTETDEDLFLGELESSQKDKNELFTNLNVNDEDIRFKIDTGAQCNVIPEHAFEKLRKKPSLQTTKVTLTAYGGVRGPIKGTCTMKIKHNDQNIDVIFFVVAVDKAQPLIGLQTCRDLELISINNNVSAVIAKETEILDEYQDVFAGLGLVDGEFHIELRDDAKPTIHPGDRNGSH; translated from the coding sequence ATGAAACACATGAAGCCTATCGGACCTTTAAGATTGGACGGAAACATTGCCGAAAATTGGCGCAAGTGGAAGCAGCGCTGGGTGCTCTATGCTAAAGCCAATGGAGTAGATTCCAAAGTTGAGGAAACTCAATGCGCGGTCTTCTTACACACAATCGGGGAAGAGGCTCTCGAAGTGTATGATACCTTCACCTTCACAGAGCAAGAGGCGAATAAGATAGAACCCCTCGAGGCGTACTGCTCACCGAAAAAGAACGTTACATATGAACGCTATCTTTCCTTTTCGTGTACGCAAAATAGCCGGACAATTGACGCCTTCGTAACTGATCTTCGCATGACGGCGAGGACCTGCGAGTTTGGAACTCTTCACGATAGTCTTATCAAGGACAGGATTGTATGTGGAATAGACTACAACAGTGTAAGGGAGCGGCTACTACGCAACACAGAGCTTACACTTGAAGTTGCAATTAACACCGTGCGAGCCGCAGAAACGAGTGAAACTCAGATAGAAACCCTGACTAACGCAGTCTTAGAAGCAGCAGCTATCAACCTCGGCCGAAAACAAAATCAGAAAACAAAGCCTCCAGTAAGAAAACAGCTCCCAAAACTAACAGAGCAGAAACAGAGTAAAAAACCATGTGGTCGTTGTGGCTCTCACCACAAACCAAGAGAATGTAAAGCATTCGGTACCACATGCCATAGATGTCAAGGCAAAAATCATTTTGCCCACATGTGCTTCACCAAAAGCCCAAATTCTGACCACCAAAAGCTTCACGAGGTCGGGCAACAATCGGACACCGAAACAGACGAAGATCTCTTCCTTGGAGAGCTAGAGTCATCACAGAAAGACAAGAATGAACTGTTCACAAATTTAAACGTGAATGATGAAGACATCCGTTTCAAAATAGATACAGGTGCACAATGCAACGTTATTCCGGAACatgcttttgaaaaactaagaaaaaagcCAAGTCTGCAGACAACCAAAGTCACGTTGACGGCCTATGGTGGGGTACGCGGCCCTATAAAAGGAACATGCACCATGAAAATCAAGCACAATGACCAAAATATTGATGTCATATTTTTCGTGGTCGCTGTTGACAAAGCTCAGCCCTTAATTGGTCTACAAACATGCCGAGATCTCGAACTGATTAGTATCAACAACAATGTGAGTGCAGTAATAGCTAAAGAAACCGAAATCCTCGACGAATATCAAGATGTATTCGCCGGACTCGGTTTGGTGGATGGCGAATTTCACATCGAGCTACGTGATGATGCCAAGCCCACTATACACCCGGGTGACAGAAATGGGAGTCATTAG